CCATTATCCCGACAGAGAACAGAGGTACCTGTAGCCCACTCCCTGTACCCATTTACAGCATAAGATTCTCTTacgctgctgctgctacagTATGCCTGAGCCCTTCTGGCATCTCCTCGTGAGACTAAGCCCAGAGGGAAGGCTCTAAACACCATCATTCTCAAAGCACTCACCCAGCCCGAGCCCTGGCAGGGTCTCAGCCAAGCACTCCATGCCCAACATGGACAGTTTACCTTCCTTACTTTGCCAGATGTGTGGGGGCCAAGCACTCGGCGCTTGATAGGAGTCCTCGGGGTGCTCCCATACATCATCTCTGTCTCAATCTGGCATTTTTTCTTCAGGTGCTGCATGAAAGATCTACACTCACAAACCcgagcagaggagcagcacgCAGCTGGCTGCGCAGCGCCATGGAActcctgcccagcacccagTGCCAGGGGAAGGACAGGCTCTTGCGAGCAGGCAaaagccctgcaggcagcagagcggGTGCTTCAGTAAAAGTAGAGTACAAACACTACAGGTCTTCAGCTGTTAGGCTCAACACAGATGCAGGCAGCCACCTGCCCTGCTGCTTAAGGAAAGTGACCACACGGAGTCAGGAAACAACAGGAAGAGCCCCCTGCCCGAGAGCTGGCAGGGAACCTGGGCTGGAACCGCTCTGCCCACAAAGCAGGGCTGGGCCACCGGCAGCCTGGTTGCCAGGCCAGGAAGCACGTTCAGCTCTGCACTCACCCGCTCctgtttctccttctctttctccatgCGATACAGCTGCCACTGCTCTGTCACATACTCCATGAACTGCTGTCCCTTCACCAGGAAAGGCTCCTCGCATTCCTGCTCCCAGGCCTGGATCTTgctctccagctcctcctgcagctgatcAGGACAGGAGGGCAGTGTAGGAGCTGTTGTCCTGGACATGGGCAGCTCCCTGCCCAGAGCGAGCCCTTGCTGGTGCTCCAAGTGCTGTGCTTCTACCTGGTTAGTAGTACATGCATCTATTTGGGACCACAGCTTCTTCTTCAGGTCTGTACCTACCTTGGAAAGGGTCTTCTGCAGTTTTGCTcgctgtttctcttctttcagcagGCTGCCCCCGCGGTTGGCAAAGCGGCTGGGGTCAGCTGTTTTCCTCTAGCATAGAAAATAAGTCAGGAGATAACGAGACGGGGCCCAGCCTCACTGCCCGGCACTCCCGTGGGCTCTAGAGGAAGACACCTTCGTAGTGCAACACTTGCACAAACTCTACAGCTTGGCTCACACCGGTGCTCCAGGCACAGCATCCCATTCCCTCACCAACCCCCCAGGCCTGGCGATGCAGCACTGCCCAATACCTCCAGCTCCAGAAACAGCTTCCAgttttcctcccagctctgaACAGCCTCAAACAGCTCCTTGTGCGTTTGGTAGTAACTTCTCATCTTCCCCACCTCAATATCGTGGAGCTGGAGCAAGGCCTCTGTATAGTCCTCTGGAGAGGGACAGCAGCACACTCAGGAAGCAGCCAGGATCCCCACACCACTCAGCCCTTTTTGGCAGCAGGCCCGCTGCAGCTCCCTCAAGGGAGTCAGTTACAGGAAGAGCCACCACCCACCGTTGTAATAGGGACTGAAGGCATCCCTCTGCTCCTGGCTGTAGAAGCATTTGTCCCAGTATTCAGCCAGCTCCGTGCGGATTGCCTGGACCACAGACTTCATGTTCTGCAGCTTCAGCTCCTCCAGACGGTCTACTTCCAGCTTCAGCTGCCAACACAACCACAGTACAGGCTCAGAAAAGAAGAGCGGGAGAGGAGCAGAATGCAATGTAACTTCTGCATCAGCCACCTCTGAGTGAGCCAACCACCAGCACCAACTCCAAGCTCCCCCAGTCCTCAAAGGCGGGGTTTGTCCTGCTCACGTTAGGCCtgactgctgggagctgctcttcCACTCCAGGTGAGCAAACAAGCACGAAACCCAGAGCTGTCCCTCCTTTGCCCTCCCACTCCCAAAGGGCATCAGGTGGTCCTTACAGCTTCCCTGGTTTTGGCTTTGGATCCGGTCATGTGCACCGCGAAAGACTCTCTCTCTTCCTCAGGAACCTTCAGCCTTTCCCAGAGCTCGGTGATTCTGGAGCGCAGCTCTGCACACATGGCTTCGTTCAGAGCCCGCCGCGCTTCCAGCTGCAGAGGGAAAGTGTGAGTTCAGCACTGCCACAGCCTGGCGCTGAGGGACGCAAGAGGCCGCTCAGACCCATCTCACACCCCTTGCTCGTCCTCCAACATTCCCAAGCAAAAGCTTCAACATTCTAACACGTGGGGATGCGACAGACAGAGCAGCCTTTACGGCGTGCTGCCAGTCACGGCAGTGCCAGCCCAGTGTGCCAACATACCTGCtgcagcaggctctgcaggTTAGCAATGTTATCTGTGGACAAGCAGAAGGCCTCCTCATCCTCACACACTACGTCCCGCTCGAAGCTGGTGTCggggctgtgctccagctctgccatgcAGAGGACGACCTGCCGCTTGATGCTGAcaaattcttctttccttcGCTCCTGGAGATGAGGATCTCCATGAAGACCCGCTGGGCTCCCCCCAAGtcccccccatcctcccccGAGCTCCCGGCCCCTCCTGCTCACCTTCTCGGCGCTGAGGGAGGCCACGTGGTGCCGGTAGCGGTCCAGCTCGTCCAGGCTGGGCACAACATTGTCATCAATGCTGAAGAGGGACACGCAGAGGATGTCACACAGGTTCTTAtcctgctcctgcagagccttcagctcctgcttccGATCGttcttctgcttcagcagcACCTCCACGCGACTGCGCAAATCCCTCACCATCTGCAGGATGGTGCTCCCCTCCTCTGCCTGAAGGAAGCCGGGGATCAGGGCTCGTTCCCTGCACACAACTCGGTGCTCGGGGAGCTGGGACCGAGCCCAGCAAAGCACCGCGTCCCACCCGCCGCCTGGCAgcccgcccggcccggcacACGGAGAAGCTCAGCCCGGCCcgggggggctgcggggagccGCGCTCACCTGGAAGGGCTCCACCCGCAGCTCTGCGCAGAGCTCGTCCAGCTCCTCCCGGTACATGGCGATGCTCgtcagcagctgctccttcagGTGCTGCTCCTCCGCCACCATCATGCCCAGCAAGTTCTGCAGCACGGTTCGTCTCGCTCagctcccgccgccgccgccgccgccgccgcccgcccgtcCCGGCGCCCCGCTCACCTTGACGTGCTTCTTCACGGCGTCGGTGCGCTCCCGCTGCATCTCCTCGGGGAAGCCGATCTCCTCCCAGATGTCGCGCAGCGCCGACAGCGCGCGGTCCAGGTACGACACGGCCTCGGCCAACACCGCgctgcgggcggcggggccTGAGCGCCACCACAGCCCCGTGCCCGCCGCCGCCCAACCCGCTCCCCCCCATCGGCCCCGTGTCCCGGACCCGCTCCCGCAGCCCGATCCCGGTCCCGGTCCCGGTCCCGGTCCCCCGTCCCGCACATCTACCTCATGTCTCCGCTCTCCACCGCCCGACCGCGGCCACCGATTTAAACTCTCCTTCCGGAGACGCTCATTGGCCGAAGCGCCGCGGCGGGCCCCGCCCACAACCGCTGCCCAGGCCCCGCCCCAAGCCGGGTGCCGGCCAATGGCGACGAAACGCCGTCGGGGCCTCCGCCCAATCGCAAGCCAGAACGGCTACGTGAggctgctgggctctgagcGCCGCTCCGTCGCACCGCGCACGCGCAGCTTTCGACGCGGATCACATGACCCGCAAAGGCGCGCGCCGCTCAGCTTTGAATGACGCCCGCGGGAACCGCCCGGAGGAACCGGAACGAACCGGAACGAACAAAGCGGGACGAACCGGGACAAAGCGGGACGAACCGGACAAAGCGGGCGGGGCGGGCAGGAGCGGCGTTGTTTATTGAGCGGGACGGGGCGCCACAGCCCGCACAAcccgcccggccccggctcGGTGTCACGCCTTGTGCTCGGCCATGGCCTCCATCAGGCGGGCGCTGCTGGTGATGGCGGTGGTCAGGAAGATGAAGCGGCAGCCTGCGGGCGGCACCACAGGGCGGCTCACAGCCGGCACGACGCGCTGCCCGCGCTGCTGTACCGTACTGTACTGTACCGTACCGTACCATACTGTACCATACCGTACCGTACCGTACCATACTGTACCGTACCGTACCGTACCGCCCCGCTCCGTACCTCTCTCCTTGCCCAGGAATCTCAGCGCTGCGATCTCCGAGTAGCTGCACCCCCCgagcagcaccaccagcaccacccGCTGTGCCGCTCCGTCCTCCGTGGCTCCGTCTGCAGGCCGCACACTGTGCCACCACCCGCCCCCGGCTCCAGcaccgccccccgccccgcgccctaCCAGCCATCGCGAACTCGTTGCCGTTCAGCAGCCGCAGCACCTCCTCCAGGCCCTGCCAGCCCCGGCGCTCCAGCACCTGCGGGGCAGGACGGGCTCGGGTCGCTCCGTGCGGAGCGGTGCAGCCCGGCCCAACCCCGCGGGGCTCGAGGCGGCGCTCGGGTCCGGGCAGCACCGAGGGGTCTCACCTGCTCGATGATCTTGCAGCTGAGGGGCGTGTAGGCCCCGCTGAAGACGTAGGCCATGTCCCGGGGCACCTTCAGGTTGTACTCGCCGTCCACACGCGGGATCTGCGGGGAAGCACCACTTGATACTGACGGCGAAGGCGCGGCTGGGTCGGGCTGAGTCCCaggcagggccagcagcaggagctgccctcGCAGCACGGCCAGAGCAGCTGCGGCTGGCGGGGCAAGCTGAGGCACCCAGCggcagcccagctcctgggcAGTGCGTGTGCGTGGATGGAAGCTGAGGGCGTTAGAGCCTTGGGGGTCAGGCACAGACTGGGCACAACTCGGCCCAGCAGACCCCAGGGGACGTACCAAGCTCAGCTTCTTGCTTATGGCTCGAAAGTTGCTCTTCTTGGCCAAGGAATTAAATGCATCTGTAatttttcctggaaaacaagacaaTAAATGGCTCAGAGCCTTTGGATGCACCGCAGTGACTGCACACGAGCCGTGCTGAGGGCGgctgtgcaggcactgctggaagcaatggggcagcagtgccagctgtggGGCCGCGCCGTGCCTCTTTGCACAGCGGTGCCCCTTGATGCGCCATCCTGCTCTGGGTTTCCTGCAGTGCCGGCTCTCACCCGCTGCTCGGTCGGTCACCAGCTTGCTGACTCTGCTCTCCACCGCTGTCAGGGTCTCCCCAGCTGCCTGCTCAGTCAGCAGCCCGATGCGCTTGAGGTTGTGGAAGGTCAACAAGTGCTCAGGCCCGTAGCTCTGAGGAGGGAGCGGGCagatcagcacagagcagtgcaaggAGCAGCGTGCCACTTTCTCAAGGACACGCAGGAGCCCAG
This window of the Excalfactoria chinensis isolate bCotChi1 chromosome 10, bCotChi1.hap2, whole genome shotgun sequence genome carries:
- the PRC1 gene encoding protein regulator of cytokinesis 1 isoform X3, which produces MSAVLAEAVSYLDRALSALRDIWEEIGFPEEMQRERTDAVKKHVKNLLGMMVAEEQHLKEQLLTSIAMYREELDELCAELRVEPFQAEEGSTILQMVRDLRSRVEVLLKQKNDRKQELKALQEQDKNLCDILCVSLFSIDDNVVPSLDELDRYRHHVASLSAEKERRKEEFVSIKRQVVLCMAELEHSPDTSFERDVVCEDEEAFCLSTDNIANLQSLLQQLEARRALNEAMCAELRSRITELWERLKVPEEERESFAVHMTGSKAKTREALKLEVDRLEELKLQNMKSVVQAIRTELAEYWDKCFYSQEQRDAFSPYYNEDYTEALLQLHDIEVGKMRSYYQTHKELFEAVQSWEENWKLFLELERKTADPSRFANRGGSLLKEEKQRAKLQKTLSKLQEELESKIQAWEQECEEPFLVKGQQFMEYVTEQWQLYRMEKEKEKQERHLKKKCQIETEMMYGSTPRTPIKRRVLGPHTSGKVRKLGQARTPIRVAVKPPRSGHRKRNKENLSQLNGTTLSGGCSPAAPAQRNHSINSVASTYSEFARELSKASRCDTSSRILNSTTTNAFC
- the PRC1 gene encoding protein regulator of cytokinesis 1 isoform X4, translating into MSAVLAEAVSYLDRALSALRDIWEEIGFPEEMQRERTDAVKKHVKNLLGMMVAEEQHLKEQLLTSIAMYREELDELCAELRVEPFQAEEGSTILQMVRDLRSRVEVLLKQKNDRKQELKALQEQDKNLCDILCVSLFSIDDNVVPSLDELDRYRHHVASLSAEKERRKEEFVSIKRQVVLCMAELEHSPDTSFERDVVCEDEEAFCLSTDNIANLQSLLQQLEARRALNEAMCAELRSRITELWERLKVPEEERESFAVHMTGSKAKTREALKLEVDRLEELKLQNMKSVVQAIRTELAEYWDKCFYSQEQRDAFSPYYNEDYTEALLQLHDIEVGKMRSYYQTHKELFEAVQSWEENWKLFLELERKTADPSRFANRGGSLLKEEKQRAKLQKTLSKLQEELESKIQAWEQECEEPFLVKGQQFMEYVTEQWQLYRMEKEKEKQERHLKKKCQIETEMMYGSTPRTPIKRRVLGPHTSGKVRKLNGTPLSSATPNSTIRSAFGATLFHSPTSRLPPSGGKLGQARTPIRVAVKPPRSGHRKRNKENLSQLNGTTLSA
- the PRC1 gene encoding protein regulator of cytokinesis 1 isoform X1; the protein is MSAVLAEAVSYLDRALSALRDIWEEIGFPEEMQRERTDAVKKHVKNLLGMMVAEEQHLKEQLLTSIAMYREELDELCAELRVEPFQAEEGSTILQMVRDLRSRVEVLLKQKNDRKQELKALQEQDKNLCDILCVSLFSIDDNVVPSLDELDRYRHHVASLSAEKERRKEEFVSIKRQVVLCMAELEHSPDTSFERDVVCEDEEAFCLSTDNIANLQSLLQQLEARRALNEAMCAELRSRITELWERLKVPEEERESFAVHMTGSKAKTREALKLEVDRLEELKLQNMKSVVQAIRTELAEYWDKCFYSQEQRDAFSPYYNEDYTEALLQLHDIEVGKMRSYYQTHKELFEAVQSWEENWKLFLELERKTADPSRFANRGGSLLKEEKQRAKLQKTLSKLQEELESKIQAWEQECEEPFLVKGQQFMEYVTEQWQLYRMEKEKEKQERHLKKKCQIETEMMYGSTPRTPIKRRVLGPHTSGKVRKLNGTPLSSATPNSTIRSAFGATLFHSPTSRLPPSGGKLGQARTPIRVAVKPPRSGHRKRNKENLSQLNGTTLSGGCSPAAPAQRNHSINSVASTYSEFARELSKASRCDTSSRILNSTTTNAFC
- the PRC1 gene encoding protein regulator of cytokinesis 1 isoform X2: MSAVLAEAVSYLDRALSALRDIWEEIGFPEEMQRERTDAVKKHVKNLLGMMVAEEQHLKEQLLTSIAMYREELDELCAELRVEPFQAEEGSTILQMVRDLRSRVEVLLKQKNDRKQELKALQEQDKNLCDILCVSLFSIDDNVVPSLDELDRYRHHVASLSAEKERRKEEFVSIKRQVVLCMAELEHSPDTSFERDVVCEDEEAFCLSTDNIANLQSLLQQLEARRALNEAMCAELRSRITELWERLKVPEEERESFAVHMTGSKAKTREALKLEVDRLEELKLQNMKSVVQAIRTELAEYWDKCFYSQEQRDAFSPYYNEDYTEALLQLHDIEVGKMRSYYQTHKELFEAVQSWEENWKLFLELERKTADPSRFANRGGSLLKEEKQRAKLQKTLSKLQEELESKIQAWEQECEEPFLVKGQQFMEYVTEQWQLYRMEKEKEKQERHLKKKCQIETEMMYGSTPRTPIKRRVLGPHTSGKLNGTPLSSATPNSTIRSAFGATLFHSPTSRLPPSGGKLGQARTPIRVAVKPPRSGHRKRNKENLSQLNGTTLSGGCSPAAPAQRNHSINSVASTYSEFARELSKASRCDTSSRILNSTTTNAFC